A window of Zonotrichia leucophrys gambelii isolate GWCS_2022_RI chromosome 11, RI_Zleu_2.0, whole genome shotgun sequence contains these coding sequences:
- the DEF8 gene encoding differentially expressed in FDCP 8 homolog isoform X4 — translation MRGRCRRTVAMASDERLARFRQAHLNPFNKSAEQPERPEGEPPAPAQQPDPPPGDPEGALDLGLAEDHFSRPVLRRAIEECKRVILALPEHSERQKDAVVRLIHLRLKLQELKDPGEDEPNIRVVLEHRFYKEKSKSVKQMCDKCSTIIWGLIQTWYTCTGCYYRCHSKCLPLVSRPCVRAQVSHQAEYQLSICPESGLDSQDYRCAECRAPISLRGVPSEARQCDYTGLYYCSSCHWNDLAVVPARAIHNWDFEPRKVSRCSMRYLALMVSRPVLKLREINPLLFNYVEELVEIRKLRQDILLMKPYFITCKEAMEARLLLQLQDRQHFVENDEMYSLQDLIDIEAGRLGCSLTEIHTLFAKHIKLDCERCQAKGFVCELCREGDVLFPFDSHTSVCADCSAVFHRDCYYDNSTTCPRCARLSLRKQSLFQDSGTEGEP, via the exons ATGCGTGGACGGTGCCG CAGGACGGTGGCGATGGCGTCGGACGAGCGGCTGGCCCGGTTCCGCCAGGCGCACCTGAACCCGTTCAACAAGAGCGCCGAGCAGCCGGAGCGGCCCGAGGGGGAGCCCCCCGCCCCAG CCCAGCAGCCGGACCCCCCCCCGGGGGACCCCGAGGGCGCCCTGGACCTGGGGCTGGCCGAGGACCACTTCTCGCGGCCCGTG CTGCGCCGCGCCATCGAGGAGTGCAAGCGGGTGATCCTGGCGCTGCCCGAGCACTCGGAGCGCCAGAAGGACGCCGTGGTGCGCCTCATCCACCTCCGCCTcaagctgcaggagctcaag GACCCTGGTGAGGATGAGCCCAACATCCGCGTGGTCCTGGAGCACCGCTTCTACAAGGAGAAGAGCAAGAGCGTCAAGCAGATGTGTGACAAGTGCAGCACCATCATCTGGGGGCTCATCCAGACCTGGTACACCTGCACAG GCTGCTACTACCGCTGCCACAGCAAGTGCCTGCCGCTGGTGAGCCGGCCGTGCGTGCGGGCCCAGGTCAGCCACCAGGCGGAGTACCAGCTCAGCATCTGCCCCGAGAGCGGCCTGGACAGCCAGGACTACCGCTGTGCCGAGTGCCGGGCCCCCATCTCCCTCC GGGGGGTGCCCAGCGAGGCCCGGCAGTGCGACTACACCGGCCTCTACTactgctccagctgccactgGAACGACCTGGCCGTGGTGCCCGCCCGGGCCATCCACAACTGGGACTTCGAGCCCCGCAag GTGTCACGGTGCAGCATGAGGTACCTGGCACTGATGGTGTCACGGCCGGTGCTGAAGCTGAGGGAGATCAACCCGCTGCTCTTCAACTACGTGGAGGAGCTGGTGGAGATCCGg AAGCTGCGCCAGGACATCCTGCTGATGAAGCCTTACTTCATCACCTGCAAGGAGGCCATGGAGGcgcggctgctgctgcag ctgcaggaccgGCAGCACTTTGTGGAGAACGACGAGATGTACTCGCTGCAGGACCTGATCGACATCGAGGCCGGGCGCCTGGGCTGCTCCCTCACCGAGATCCACACGCTCTTTGCCAAGCACATCAAGCTGGACTGCGAG CGGTGCCAGGCCAAGGGCTTTGTCTGCGAGCTGTGCCGGGAGGGCGACGTGCTCTTCCCCTTCGACAGCCACACCTCGGTGTGTGCCGACTGCTCCGCCGTCTTCCACAG GGACTGCTACTACGACAACTCCACCACGTGTCCCCGCTGCGCCCGGCTGAGCCTGCGGAAGCAATCCCTGTTCCAGGACTCCGGCACGGAGGGGGAGCCCTGA
- the DEF8 gene encoding differentially expressed in FDCP 8 homolog isoform X3 codes for MASDERLARFRQAHLNPFNKSAEQPERPEGEPPAPAQQPDPPPGDPEGALDLGLAEDHFSRPVGLILASDVPQLRRAIEECKRVILALPEHSERQKDAVVRLIHLRLKLQELKDPGEDEPNIRVVLEHRFYKEKSKSVKQMCDKCSTIIWGLIQTWYTCTGCYYRCHSKCLPLVSRPCVRAQVSHQAEYQLSICPESGLDSQDYRCAECRAPISLRGVPSEARQCDYTGLYYCSSCHWNDLAVVPARAIHNWDFEPRKVSRCSMRYLALMVSRPVLKLREINPLLFNYVEELVEIRKLRQDILLMKPYFITCKEAMEARLLLQLQDRQHFVENDEMYSLQDLIDIEAGRLGCSLTEIHTLFAKHIKLDCERCQAKGFVCELCREGDVLFPFDSHTSVCADCSAVFHRDCYYDNSTTCPRCARLSLRKQSLFQDSGTEGEP; via the exons ATGGCGTCGGACGAGCGGCTGGCCCGGTTCCGCCAGGCGCACCTGAACCCGTTCAACAAGAGCGCCGAGCAGCCGGAGCGGCCCGAGGGGGAGCCCCCCGCCCCAG CCCAGCAGCCGGACCCCCCCCCGGGGGACCCCGAGGGCGCCCTGGACCTGGGGCTGGCCGAGGACCACTTCTCGCGGCCCGTG GGGCTGATCCTGGCGTCGGACGTGCCGCAGCTGCGCCGCGCCATCGAGGAGTGCAAGCGGGTGATCCTGGCGCTGCCCGAGCACTCGGAGCGCCAGAAGGACGCCGTGGTGCGCCTCATCCACCTCCGCCTcaagctgcaggagctcaag GACCCTGGTGAGGATGAGCCCAACATCCGCGTGGTCCTGGAGCACCGCTTCTACAAGGAGAAGAGCAAGAGCGTCAAGCAGATGTGTGACAAGTGCAGCACCATCATCTGGGGGCTCATCCAGACCTGGTACACCTGCACAG GCTGCTACTACCGCTGCCACAGCAAGTGCCTGCCGCTGGTGAGCCGGCCGTGCGTGCGGGCCCAGGTCAGCCACCAGGCGGAGTACCAGCTCAGCATCTGCCCCGAGAGCGGCCTGGACAGCCAGGACTACCGCTGTGCCGAGTGCCGGGCCCCCATCTCCCTCC GGGGGGTGCCCAGCGAGGCCCGGCAGTGCGACTACACCGGCCTCTACTactgctccagctgccactgGAACGACCTGGCCGTGGTGCCCGCCCGGGCCATCCACAACTGGGACTTCGAGCCCCGCAag GTGTCACGGTGCAGCATGAGGTACCTGGCACTGATGGTGTCACGGCCGGTGCTGAAGCTGAGGGAGATCAACCCGCTGCTCTTCAACTACGTGGAGGAGCTGGTGGAGATCCGg AAGCTGCGCCAGGACATCCTGCTGATGAAGCCTTACTTCATCACCTGCAAGGAGGCCATGGAGGcgcggctgctgctgcag ctgcaggaccgGCAGCACTTTGTGGAGAACGACGAGATGTACTCGCTGCAGGACCTGATCGACATCGAGGCCGGGCGCCTGGGCTGCTCCCTCACCGAGATCCACACGCTCTTTGCCAAGCACATCAAGCTGGACTGCGAG CGGTGCCAGGCCAAGGGCTTTGTCTGCGAGCTGTGCCGGGAGGGCGACGTGCTCTTCCCCTTCGACAGCCACACCTCGGTGTGTGCCGACTGCTCCGCCGTCTTCCACAG GGACTGCTACTACGACAACTCCACCACGTGTCCCCGCTGCGCCCGGCTGAGCCTGCGGAAGCAATCCCTGTTCCAGGACTCCGGCACGGAGGGGGAGCCCTGA
- the DEF8 gene encoding differentially expressed in FDCP 8 homolog isoform X2 has product MRGRCRTVAMASDERLARFRQAHLNPFNKSAEQPERPEGEPPAPAQQPDPPPGDPEGALDLGLAEDHFSRPVGLILASDVPQLRRAIEECKRVILALPEHSERQKDAVVRLIHLRLKLQELKDPGEDEPNIRVVLEHRFYKEKSKSVKQMCDKCSTIIWGLIQTWYTCTGCYYRCHSKCLPLVSRPCVRAQVSHQAEYQLSICPESGLDSQDYRCAECRAPISLRGVPSEARQCDYTGLYYCSSCHWNDLAVVPARAIHNWDFEPRKVSRCSMRYLALMVSRPVLKLREINPLLFNYVEELVEIRKLRQDILLMKPYFITCKEAMEARLLLQLQDRQHFVENDEMYSLQDLIDIEAGRLGCSLTEIHTLFAKHIKLDCERCQAKGFVCELCREGDVLFPFDSHTSVCADCSAVFHRDCYYDNSTTCPRCARLSLRKQSLFQDSGTEGEP; this is encoded by the exons ATGCGTGGACGGTGCCG GACGGTGGCGATGGCGTCGGACGAGCGGCTGGCCCGGTTCCGCCAGGCGCACCTGAACCCGTTCAACAAGAGCGCCGAGCAGCCGGAGCGGCCCGAGGGGGAGCCCCCCGCCCCAG CCCAGCAGCCGGACCCCCCCCCGGGGGACCCCGAGGGCGCCCTGGACCTGGGGCTGGCCGAGGACCACTTCTCGCGGCCCGTG GGGCTGATCCTGGCGTCGGACGTGCCGCAGCTGCGCCGCGCCATCGAGGAGTGCAAGCGGGTGATCCTGGCGCTGCCCGAGCACTCGGAGCGCCAGAAGGACGCCGTGGTGCGCCTCATCCACCTCCGCCTcaagctgcaggagctcaag GACCCTGGTGAGGATGAGCCCAACATCCGCGTGGTCCTGGAGCACCGCTTCTACAAGGAGAAGAGCAAGAGCGTCAAGCAGATGTGTGACAAGTGCAGCACCATCATCTGGGGGCTCATCCAGACCTGGTACACCTGCACAG GCTGCTACTACCGCTGCCACAGCAAGTGCCTGCCGCTGGTGAGCCGGCCGTGCGTGCGGGCCCAGGTCAGCCACCAGGCGGAGTACCAGCTCAGCATCTGCCCCGAGAGCGGCCTGGACAGCCAGGACTACCGCTGTGCCGAGTGCCGGGCCCCCATCTCCCTCC GGGGGGTGCCCAGCGAGGCCCGGCAGTGCGACTACACCGGCCTCTACTactgctccagctgccactgGAACGACCTGGCCGTGGTGCCCGCCCGGGCCATCCACAACTGGGACTTCGAGCCCCGCAag GTGTCACGGTGCAGCATGAGGTACCTGGCACTGATGGTGTCACGGCCGGTGCTGAAGCTGAGGGAGATCAACCCGCTGCTCTTCAACTACGTGGAGGAGCTGGTGGAGATCCGg AAGCTGCGCCAGGACATCCTGCTGATGAAGCCTTACTTCATCACCTGCAAGGAGGCCATGGAGGcgcggctgctgctgcag ctgcaggaccgGCAGCACTTTGTGGAGAACGACGAGATGTACTCGCTGCAGGACCTGATCGACATCGAGGCCGGGCGCCTGGGCTGCTCCCTCACCGAGATCCACACGCTCTTTGCCAAGCACATCAAGCTGGACTGCGAG CGGTGCCAGGCCAAGGGCTTTGTCTGCGAGCTGTGCCGGGAGGGCGACGTGCTCTTCCCCTTCGACAGCCACACCTCGGTGTGTGCCGACTGCTCCGCCGTCTTCCACAG GGACTGCTACTACGACAACTCCACCACGTGTCCCCGCTGCGCCCGGCTGAGCCTGCGGAAGCAATCCCTGTTCCAGGACTCCGGCACGGAGGGGGAGCCCTGA
- the DEF8 gene encoding differentially expressed in FDCP 8 homolog isoform X1, which translates to MRGRCRRTVAMASDERLARFRQAHLNPFNKSAEQPERPEGEPPAPAQQPDPPPGDPEGALDLGLAEDHFSRPVGLILASDVPQLRRAIEECKRVILALPEHSERQKDAVVRLIHLRLKLQELKDPGEDEPNIRVVLEHRFYKEKSKSVKQMCDKCSTIIWGLIQTWYTCTGCYYRCHSKCLPLVSRPCVRAQVSHQAEYQLSICPESGLDSQDYRCAECRAPISLRGVPSEARQCDYTGLYYCSSCHWNDLAVVPARAIHNWDFEPRKVSRCSMRYLALMVSRPVLKLREINPLLFNYVEELVEIRKLRQDILLMKPYFITCKEAMEARLLLQLQDRQHFVENDEMYSLQDLIDIEAGRLGCSLTEIHTLFAKHIKLDCERCQAKGFVCELCREGDVLFPFDSHTSVCADCSAVFHRDCYYDNSTTCPRCARLSLRKQSLFQDSGTEGEP; encoded by the exons ATGCGTGGACGGTGCCG CAGGACGGTGGCGATGGCGTCGGACGAGCGGCTGGCCCGGTTCCGCCAGGCGCACCTGAACCCGTTCAACAAGAGCGCCGAGCAGCCGGAGCGGCCCGAGGGGGAGCCCCCCGCCCCAG CCCAGCAGCCGGACCCCCCCCCGGGGGACCCCGAGGGCGCCCTGGACCTGGGGCTGGCCGAGGACCACTTCTCGCGGCCCGTG GGGCTGATCCTGGCGTCGGACGTGCCGCAGCTGCGCCGCGCCATCGAGGAGTGCAAGCGGGTGATCCTGGCGCTGCCCGAGCACTCGGAGCGCCAGAAGGACGCCGTGGTGCGCCTCATCCACCTCCGCCTcaagctgcaggagctcaag GACCCTGGTGAGGATGAGCCCAACATCCGCGTGGTCCTGGAGCACCGCTTCTACAAGGAGAAGAGCAAGAGCGTCAAGCAGATGTGTGACAAGTGCAGCACCATCATCTGGGGGCTCATCCAGACCTGGTACACCTGCACAG GCTGCTACTACCGCTGCCACAGCAAGTGCCTGCCGCTGGTGAGCCGGCCGTGCGTGCGGGCCCAGGTCAGCCACCAGGCGGAGTACCAGCTCAGCATCTGCCCCGAGAGCGGCCTGGACAGCCAGGACTACCGCTGTGCCGAGTGCCGGGCCCCCATCTCCCTCC GGGGGGTGCCCAGCGAGGCCCGGCAGTGCGACTACACCGGCCTCTACTactgctccagctgccactgGAACGACCTGGCCGTGGTGCCCGCCCGGGCCATCCACAACTGGGACTTCGAGCCCCGCAag GTGTCACGGTGCAGCATGAGGTACCTGGCACTGATGGTGTCACGGCCGGTGCTGAAGCTGAGGGAGATCAACCCGCTGCTCTTCAACTACGTGGAGGAGCTGGTGGAGATCCGg AAGCTGCGCCAGGACATCCTGCTGATGAAGCCTTACTTCATCACCTGCAAGGAGGCCATGGAGGcgcggctgctgctgcag ctgcaggaccgGCAGCACTTTGTGGAGAACGACGAGATGTACTCGCTGCAGGACCTGATCGACATCGAGGCCGGGCGCCTGGGCTGCTCCCTCACCGAGATCCACACGCTCTTTGCCAAGCACATCAAGCTGGACTGCGAG CGGTGCCAGGCCAAGGGCTTTGTCTGCGAGCTGTGCCGGGAGGGCGACGTGCTCTTCCCCTTCGACAGCCACACCTCGGTGTGTGCCGACTGCTCCGCCGTCTTCCACAG GGACTGCTACTACGACAACTCCACCACGTGTCCCCGCTGCGCCCGGCTGAGCCTGCGGAAGCAATCCCTGTTCCAGGACTCCGGCACGGAGGGGGAGCCCTGA
- the TUBB3 gene encoding tubulin beta-3 chain: protein MREIVHIQAGQCGNQIGAKFWEVISDEHGIDPSGNYVGDSDLQLERISVYYNEASSHKYVPRAILVDLEPGTMDSVRSGAFGHLFRPDNFIFGQSGAGNNWAKGHYTEGAELVDSVLDVVRKECENCDCLQGFQLTHSLGGGTGSGMGTLLISKVREEYPDRIMNTFSVVPSPKVSDTVVEPYNATLSIHQLVENTDETYCIDNEALYDICFRTLKLATPTYGDLNHLVSATMSGVTTSLRFPGQLNADLRKLAVNMVPFPRLHFFMPGFAPLTARGSQQYRALTVPELTQQMFDAKNMMAACDPRHGRYLTVATVFRGRMSMKEVDEQMLAIQSKNSSYFVEWIPNNVKVAVCDIPPRGLKMSSTFIGNSTAIQELFKRISEQFTAMFRRKAFLHWYTGEGMDEMEFTEAESNMNDLVSEYQQYQDATAEEEGEMYEDDEEESEAQGAK, encoded by the exons ATGAGGGAGATCGTCCACATCCAGGCGGGGCAATGCGGCAACCAGATCGGCGCCAAG TTCTGGGAGGTGATCAGCGACGAGCACGGCATCGACCCCAGCGGCAACTACGTGGGGGACTCGGACCTGCAGCTTGAGCGCATCAGCGTCTACTACAATGAGGCCTCTT CTCACAAGTACGTGCCTCGCGCCATCCTGGTGGACCTGGAGCCGGGGACGATGGACAGCGTGCGCTCTGGTGCCTTTGGCCACCTCTTCCGCCCCGACAACTTCATCTTTG GGCAGAGCGGTGCCGGCAACAACTGGGCCAAGGGCCACTACACGGAGGGCGCCGAGCTGGTGGACTCGGTGCTGGACGTGGTGCGCAAGGAGTGTGAGAACTGCGActgcctgcagggcttccaGCTGACCCACTCGCTGGGCGGGGGCACCGGCTCGGGCATGGGCACGCTGCTCATCTCCAAGGTGCGCGAGGAGTACCCCGACCGCATCATGAACACCTTCAGCGTGGTGCCGTCGCCCAAGGTGTCGGACACGGTGGTGGAGCCCTACAACGCCACGCTGTCCATCCACCAGCTGGTGGAGAACACGGACGAGACCTACTGCATCGACAACGAGGCGCTCTACGACATCTGCTTCCGCACCCTCAAGCTGGCCACCCCCACCTACGGCGACCTCAACCACCTGGTGTCGGCCACCATGAGCGGCGTCACCACCTCCCTGCGCTTCCCCGGCCAGCTCAACGCCGACCTGCGCAAGCTGGCCGTCAACATGGTGCCCTTCCCGCGGCTGCACTTCTTCATGCCCGGCTTCGCGCCGCTGACGGCCCGGGGCAGCCAGCAGTACCGCGCCCTCACCGTGCCCGAGCTCACCCAGCAGATGTTCGACGCCAAGAACATGATGGCAGCGTGCGACCCCCGCCACGGCCGCTACCTCACCGTGGCCACCGTCTTCCGTGGCCGCATGTCCATGAAGGAGGTGGATGAACAGATGCTGGCCATCCAGAGCAAGAACAGCTCCTACTTTGTGGAGTGGATCCCCAACAACGTCAAGGTGGCCGTGTGCGACATCCCGCCGCGGGGGCTGAAGATGTCCTCCACCTTCATCGGCAACAGCACGGCCATCCAGGAGCTCTTCAAGCGCATCTCGGAGCAGTTCACGGCCATGTTCCGCCGCAAGGCCTTCCTGCACTGGTACACGGGCGAGGGCATGGACGAGATGGAGTTCACCGAGGCCGAGAGCAACATGAACGACCTGGTGTCCGAGTACCAGCAGTACCAGGACGCCACGGCCGAGGAGGAGGGCGAGATGTACGAGGACGACGAGGAGGAGTCGGAGGCGCAGGGCGCCAAGTGa
- the MC1R gene encoding melanocyte-stimulating hormone receptor: MSMLAPLRLLREPSNASEGNHSNATVGASGGWCQGLDIPNELFLALGLVSLVENLLVVAAILKNRNLHSPTYYFICCLAVSDMLVSISNLAEMLFMLLLEHGLLVMRPSIVRHMDSVIDTLICSSVVSSLSFLGVIAVDRYITIFYALRYHSIMTLQRAVVTMASVWLASTVSSAVLIAYYRSNTVLLCLIGFFLFMLVLMLVLYIHMFALARHHLHSISSQQKPPTAHRGGSLKGAVTLTILLGVFFICWGPFFFHLILIVTCPTNPFCTCFFSYFNLFLILIICNSVIDPLIYAFRSQELRRTLREVVTCSW, translated from the coding sequence ATGTCGATGCTGGCCCCCCTGCGTCTGCTGCGCGAGCCCTCGAATGCCAGCGAGGGCAACCACAGCAACGCCACGGTCGGGGCCAGCGGCGGctggtgccaggggctggacaTCCCCAACGAGCTGTTCCTGGCGCTGGGGCTGGTGAGCCTGGTGGAGAACCTGCTGGTGGTGGCCGCCATCCTGAAGAACAGGAACCTGCACTCGCCCACCTACTACTTCATCTGCTGCCTGGCGGTGTCGGACATGCTGGTGAGCATCAGCAACCTGGCGGAGATGCTCttcatgctgctgctggagcacggGCTGCTGGTGATGCGCCCCAGCATCGTCCGCCACATGGACAGCGTCATCGACACGCTCATCTGCAGCTCCGTGGTCTCGTCCCTCTCCTTCCTGGGGGTCATCGCCGTGGACCGCTACATCACCATCTTCTACGCCCTGCGCTACCACAGCATCATGACCCTGCAGCGCGCCGTGGTCACCATGGCCAGCGTCTGGCTGGCCAGCACCGTCTCCAGCGCCGTCCTGATCGCCTACTACCGCAGCAACACCGTCCTCCTCTGCCTCATCGGCTTCTTCCTCTTCATGCTGGTCCTCATGCTGGTGCTCTACATCCACATGTTCGCCCTGGCCCGCCACCACCTGCACAGCATCTCCAGCCAGCAGAAGCCGCCCACGGCCCACCGTGGTGGCAGCCTGAAGGGCGCCGTCACCCTCACCATCCTCCTGGGCGTCTTCTTCATCTGCTGGGGGCCCTTCTTCTTCCACCTCATCCtcattgtcacctgtcccaccaACCCCTTCTGCACCTGCTTCTTCAGCTACTTCaacctcttcctcatcctcatcatctGTAACTCGGTGATTGACCCCCTCATCTACGCCTTCCGGAGCCAGGAGCTCCGGCGGACGCTGCGGGAGGTGGTGACGTGCTCCTGGTAG